In one window of Kitasatospora sp. MMS16-BH015 DNA:
- the moaA gene encoding GTP 3',8-cyclase MoaA has translation MDTWHLDPAPAPLVDRFGRVHTDLRVSLTDRCNLRCTYCMPAEGLDWLPKPDVLTDEEIVRLVRIAVRRLGITSIRLTGGEPLLRRGLPGLVARLTEIGPELSLTTNGIGLARQALALKEAGLHRVNVSLDTLRPERYAAITRRDRIADVFAGLAAAQAAGLAPVKVNAVPVRGVNEDELLDLVEFAAGHGYRMRFIESMPLDAQGAWDRTKMITADEILAVLGARWELVPVGRHGNAPAEEWRIAGTDTVVGVIASVTRPFCGGCDRVRLTADGQLRNCLFATTESDLRALLRGGADDAEIERAWRATIARKGPGHDIGSADFVQPDRPMSAIGG, from the coding sequence ATGGACACCTGGCACCTGGACCCCGCACCCGCACCGCTGGTCGACCGCTTCGGCCGGGTCCACACCGACCTGCGGGTGTCGCTCACCGACCGCTGCAACCTGCGGTGCACCTACTGCATGCCCGCCGAGGGCCTGGACTGGCTGCCCAAGCCGGACGTGCTGACCGACGAGGAGATCGTCCGGCTGGTCCGGATCGCCGTCCGGCGGCTCGGCATCACCTCGATCCGGCTGACCGGCGGCGAGCCGCTGCTGCGGCGTGGCCTGCCCGGCCTGGTGGCCCGCCTCACCGAGATCGGCCCCGAGCTATCGCTCACCACCAACGGGATCGGCCTGGCCCGGCAGGCCCTCGCCCTCAAGGAGGCCGGGCTGCACCGGGTCAACGTCAGCCTGGACACCCTGCGCCCCGAGCGGTACGCCGCGATCACCCGGCGGGACCGGATCGCCGACGTCTTCGCCGGCCTGGCCGCCGCGCAGGCCGCCGGGCTGGCCCCGGTGAAGGTCAACGCCGTGCCGGTGCGCGGGGTCAACGAGGACGAGCTGCTCGACCTGGTCGAGTTCGCCGCCGGGCACGGGTACCGGATGCGGTTCATCGAGTCGATGCCGCTGGACGCGCAGGGGGCCTGGGACCGGACCAAGATGATCACCGCCGACGAGATCCTCGCCGTGCTCGGCGCCCGCTGGGAGCTGGTGCCGGTCGGCCGGCACGGCAACGCCCCGGCCGAGGAGTGGCGGATCGCCGGCACCGACACCGTGGTCGGCGTGATCGCCTCCGTCACCCGGCCGTTCTGCGGCGGCTGCGACCGCGTCCGGCTGACCGCCGACGGCCAGCTGCGCAACTGCCTGTTCGCCACCACCGAGTCGGACCTGCGGGCGCTGCTGCGCGGCGGCGCGGACGACGCCGAGATCGAGCGGGCCTGGCGGGCCACCATCGCCCGCAAGGGCCCCGGCCATGACATCGGCTCGGCGGACTTCGTCCAGCCGGACCGGCCGATGTCGGCGATCGGCGGCTGA
- a CDS encoding HNH endonuclease family protein gives MRLRRTALPVAVLLLAAPVLAGCSSAKTSQDAAPPPAELGASPLDNPDGTKPGLAPLTSDADRKAARELIAKVKTADPGPRAGYDRDQFGPAWTDTADGVALARNNCDTRDDLLARDGKRLEHKEGSSCVVTGMSIYDPYTGKTVQWTKQQATKIQIDHVMPLSYDWQMGAATWDKAKRVQIANDPLNLIPADGSQNASKGDSGPSTWLPANEAVRCSYAVRFAQVSLKYKLPVQPADKKTMLQLCGG, from the coding sequence GTGCGCCTGCGCCGTACCGCCCTGCCCGTTGCCGTCCTGCTGCTCGCCGCTCCGGTGCTCGCCGGGTGCAGCAGTGCCAAGACCTCGCAGGACGCGGCGCCGCCGCCCGCCGAGCTCGGCGCCAGCCCGCTGGACAACCCGGACGGCACCAAGCCGGGGTTGGCGCCGCTCACCTCGGACGCGGACCGGAAGGCCGCCCGGGAGCTGATCGCCAAGGTGAAGACCGCCGACCCCGGCCCGAGGGCCGGCTACGACCGCGACCAGTTCGGCCCCGCCTGGACGGACACCGCCGACGGCGTGGCGCTGGCCCGCAACAACTGCGACACCCGGGACGACCTGCTCGCCCGCGACGGCAAGCGGCTGGAGCACAAGGAGGGTTCCAGCTGCGTGGTGACCGGGATGTCGATCTACGACCCCTACACCGGCAAGACCGTGCAGTGGACCAAGCAGCAGGCCACGAAGATCCAGATCGACCACGTGATGCCGCTCTCCTACGACTGGCAGATGGGCGCCGCCACCTGGGACAAGGCCAAGCGGGTGCAGATCGCCAACGACCCGCTCAACCTGATCCCCGCCGACGGCTCGCAGAACGCCTCCAAGGGTGACTCCGGCCCGTCCACCTGGCTGCCCGCCAACGAGGCGGTGCGCTGCTCGTACGCCGTCCGGTTCGCCCAGGTCTCGCTGAAGTACAAGCTGCCCGTGCAG
- a CDS encoding NTP transferase domain-containing protein has product MAATPSSPVPALILAAGGGRRLGGRPKALLPYRGRPLVEHAVGVARAGGCAEPVVVLGAAAEQVRATARLDGCRLAENPDWESGMGSSLRAGLAALPPEAPAVLVLLVDTPGVTPAAVSRLLAAHAAGAGLAAAAYAGRRGHPVLIAAHHFAETLATARGDVGARALLAAHAEELTLVECGDIATPDDLDTPEDLARWTARSHLD; this is encoded by the coding sequence ATGGCAGCCACCCCCTCCTCTCCCGTCCCGGCCCTGATCCTCGCGGCGGGCGGCGGCCGCCGCCTCGGCGGACGGCCCAAGGCGCTGCTGCCCTACCGGGGTCGGCCGCTGGTCGAGCATGCGGTGGGGGTGGCCCGGGCGGGCGGCTGCGCCGAGCCGGTGGTGGTGCTGGGCGCGGCGGCCGAGCAGGTCCGGGCCACCGCCCGGCTGGACGGCTGCCGGCTGGCGGAGAACCCCGACTGGGAGTCCGGCATGGGCTCCTCCCTCCGCGCCGGCCTGGCCGCCCTCCCGCCGGAGGCGCCGGCCGTCCTCGTCCTGCTGGTCGACACCCCGGGCGTCACCCCGGCGGCCGTCTCCCGCCTGCTCGCCGCCCACGCGGCCGGCGCCGGCCTGGCCGCCGCCGCCTACGCCGGCCGCCGCGGCCACCCCGTCCTGATCGCCGCCCACCACTTCGCCGAGACCCTCGCCACCGCCCGGGGCGACGTCGGCGCCCGCGCCCTGCTCGCCGCCCACGCCGAGGAGCTCACCCTGGTCGAATGCGGCGACATCGCCACCCCGGACGACCTCGACACCCCCGAAGACCTCGCCCGCTGGACGGCCCGGAGCCACCTCGACTGA